Proteins encoded together in one Nostoc sp. PCC 7524 window:
- a CDS encoding aminotransferase class V-fold PLP-dependent enzyme codes for MTNISTTQARLHLHREQFPALANKTYFNYGGQGPMPKVTMDTISQSIAHIQHIGPFGSEAGSWLTTQIQTVRKAIASELNVTSDTIAFTDNVTVGCNIALWGISWQAGDHLLLSDCEHPGVIAATQEISRRFGVEVSICPLKATLNEGNPVAIIAQNLRPHTRLVVLSHVFWNTGQVLPLDKIVEVCRNNNSFLLVDAAQSVGALPLNLTELGVDFYAFTGHKWLCGPEGVGGLYVRPEVLESLHPTFIGLYGITIDSQSQPVDWKPDARRYEVSTPAYPLYFGLREAIATHQQWGTPQERYAQIRRHSEYLWRSLAALPNVECLRTAPPECGIVSFQLTNHQPLKLVQFLDSQGILTRTIADPSCIRATVHYLTLESEIDQLVAAVSRYSS; via the coding sequence ATGACTAATATTTCCACGACACAGGCTAGGTTGCATCTTCATCGTGAACAGTTTCCGGCTTTAGCGAATAAGACTTATTTTAACTATGGTGGGCAGGGGCCGATGCCAAAAGTCACTATGGATACTATTTCTCAATCAATCGCTCACATCCAGCATATCGGCCCCTTTGGGAGTGAGGCTGGTAGTTGGTTAACAACACAAATCCAAACTGTCAGGAAAGCGATCGCTTCTGAGTTAAACGTCACATCTGATACAATCGCTTTTACTGATAATGTGACTGTGGGTTGTAATATTGCCTTGTGGGGGATATCCTGGCAAGCTGGCGATCATCTTTTGCTGTCAGACTGCGAACACCCTGGAGTCATTGCTGCGACTCAGGAAATTAGCCGTAGATTTGGGGTAGAGGTTAGTATTTGTCCCTTGAAAGCAACGTTAAATGAGGGCAATCCAGTCGCAATTATTGCCCAAAATTTACGTCCTCATACCCGCTTAGTGGTACTGAGCCATGTATTTTGGAATACTGGTCAGGTGCTACCTCTAGATAAAATTGTGGAGGTATGCAGAAACAATAATTCTTTCTTACTGGTGGATGCTGCCCAATCTGTGGGTGCTTTACCTTTGAACTTAACAGAATTGGGGGTAGATTTCTATGCCTTTACTGGTCATAAATGGTTATGTGGCCCCGAAGGTGTGGGGGGTTTGTATGTGCGTCCGGAAGTTTTAGAGAGTTTGCATCCAACTTTTATTGGCTTGTATGGAATTACGATTGATAGCCAATCCCAACCTGTGGACTGGAAACCGGATGCGAGACGCTATGAAGTATCTACCCCAGCTTACCCATTGTACTTTGGTTTGCGGGAGGCGATCGCTACTCATCAACAATGGGGAACACCCCAGGAACGTTACGCCCAAATTCGCCGCCATAGTGAATATCTTTGGAGAAGTTTAGCCGCATTACCGAATGTGGAATGTCTCCGCACCGCACCCCCAGAATGCGGTATTGTTTCTTTCCAACTGACTAACCATCAACCTTTAAAGTTGGTGCAGTTTCTCGATTCTCAAGGTATATTAACCCGTACCATTGCCGATCCCAGTTGTATCCGCGCCACCGTCCACTATTTAACTTTAGAATCGGAAATCGACCAATTAGTAGCAGCAGTCAGTAGATATTCTTCCTAG
- a CDS encoding TM0106 family RecB-like putative nuclease → MLINAEHLLQYQRCKRRPVLDIHGDRSQRDAPSELLLKLQQDKMLHHHSILTQYTYHQPNYPRGNWEAGQAATLELMQHGVEYIYRGVLLANYSQLIDTEPDVNYTLLSRPDLLVKQPGESHLGDWVYTPVNIELGKRPKQEYQVVTAFHAQVLARVQGITPSTAWLILRSKNPHYLVDLSKWTPQMQVILQEFIQDLEVTTAPEIFISRQKCNLCLWYSQCYAIAQSQQHLSLLPGVTPIRYTQLQTLSITTLESLADTNPAILENLTGFDSQVATKLVIQAQSVLEKKPLTFPFPPPKGNITVNAPVEIYFDIEAQPDLNLDYLLGVLVVNKQTNTETFYSFLAEKPEEEEFIWQQFLDLVWQYPEAPIYHFCVYELDTVKRLAKLYRTPHKSVQPVLNRFIDIYEHLTQTVALPIESYALKAIARWLGFEWRDKEASGAKCIYWYDQWLETGDRTLLEIISRYNEDDCRATRIVKDWLVTFVQDKYHLRRA, encoded by the coding sequence ATGCTAATTAATGCCGAACACCTCCTGCAATACCAACGCTGTAAACGTCGCCCTGTTTTAGATATTCACGGTGACAGAAGCCAACGAGATGCGCCTAGTGAATTGTTGCTGAAGCTGCAACAAGACAAAATGCTGCATCACCACAGTATTTTGACTCAGTACACCTATCACCAACCAAATTATCCCAGAGGCAACTGGGAAGCTGGACAAGCGGCAACCTTAGAATTGATGCAGCATGGAGTTGAATACATTTATAGAGGCGTGCTATTAGCTAATTACAGTCAGTTAATAGATACAGAACCTGACGTAAACTATACTCTCCTCAGTCGTCCCGATTTACTTGTCAAACAACCAGGAGAATCCCACTTGGGAGATTGGGTATATACACCCGTAAATATAGAACTCGGTAAGCGTCCCAAACAAGAATATCAAGTTGTCACCGCCTTTCACGCCCAAGTTTTAGCTAGAGTGCAGGGAATTACACCGTCAACAGCTTGGCTGATATTGCGGAGTAAAAATCCTCACTATCTGGTGGATTTGTCTAAATGGACACCCCAAATGCAGGTAATTTTACAGGAATTCATTCAAGATTTAGAGGTGACAACTGCACCAGAAATATTTATTTCCCGTCAGAAGTGTAATCTTTGTCTTTGGTACAGTCAATGTTATGCGATCGCTCAGTCTCAACAACACCTCTCCCTCTTACCAGGAGTCACACCCATTCGTTACACCCAACTGCAAACCCTCTCCATTACCACGCTAGAATCTCTCGCTGATACCAACCCCGCCATTTTAGAAAATCTCACGGGTTTTGATTCTCAAGTTGCAACTAAATTAGTGATTCAAGCCCAATCAGTCTTAGAAAAAAAACCCTTAACTTTCCCTTTTCCACCCCCCAAGGGCAATATTACAGTTAACGCACCCGTAGAAATATACTTTGATATTGAAGCCCAACCAGATTTAAATTTAGATTATCTTTTAGGGGTTTTGGTGGTGAATAAGCAAACCAATACCGAAACATTTTATTCTTTCTTGGCGGAAAAACCAGAAGAAGAAGAATTCATTTGGCAACAATTTTTAGACTTAGTTTGGCAATATCCAGAAGCCCCAATTTATCATTTTTGCGTCTACGAACTAGATACAGTCAAACGCCTAGCAAAACTGTACCGTACTCCTCACAAATCCGTACAGCCCGTACTGAATCGGTTTATCGATATTTATGAACACTTAACCCAAACTGTAGCTTTACCCATAGAAAGTTATGCCCTCAAAGCCATTGCTCGATGGTTAGGTTTTGAATGGCGTGACAAAGAAGCTAGTGGAGCCAAGTGTATTTACTGGTATGATCAATGGTTAGAGACAGGCGATCGCACCTTACTAGAAATCATCAGTCGTTACAACGAAGATGACTGTAGAGCCACCCGCATTGTCAAAGACTGGCTAGTGACATTTGTGCAAGATAAGTATCATTTAAGACGAGCTTGA
- a CDS encoding esterase-like activity of phytase family protein, which yields MKKIWKLPRIIYLAIAILIISFFVTNLDTGAVEISSIEFIGEATLPKGLSFQKTEVGGLSGITYDAQNDLYYAISDDRGQKAPARFYTLKIDLSKGTLPDNGVTPVGVTTLLNNNGQTFSSRETDTEGIAVTKAETVFISSEGDVAQLIPPFIKEFSLSSGKVQQTLPIPNKFLPDKNGKQGVRNNLAFESLTITPDNKYLFTATENALIPDGPAAQPNIGSPCRILQYNLLSNQPEKEFLYQTEPISSFFNITGKFASGLPDLLALDNQGHFLSIERSFTGLGFAVLLFQISLEGANNISNIDSLLAVDTKNIKPVQKKLLLDLRTIDAPLDNIEGLTLGPQLPDGQRALILISDNNFNSIQRNQILAFKVKTESPITRLFRRFWPLSRNN from the coding sequence ATGAAAAAAATCTGGAAATTGCCCAGAATCATTTATTTAGCGATCGCTATTTTAATTATCAGCTTCTTTGTAACTAATTTAGACACAGGTGCTGTTGAAATTAGTAGCATAGAGTTTATTGGAGAAGCCACATTGCCCAAAGGATTATCCTTTCAAAAAACTGAAGTTGGGGGATTATCTGGTATTACCTACGATGCCCAAAATGACCTATATTATGCTATTTCCGACGACAGGGGACAAAAAGCTCCCGCCCGTTTTTACACCCTTAAAATTGATTTAAGTAAAGGTACTTTGCCAGATAACGGAGTCACACCAGTTGGTGTCACTACCCTATTAAATAATAATGGTCAAACCTTTAGCTCTAGGGAAACTGATACAGAAGGTATTGCTGTCACCAAAGCAGAAACAGTATTTATTTCATCTGAAGGTGATGTTGCTCAATTAATTCCACCTTTTATTAAAGAATTTAGCCTATCCTCTGGTAAAGTTCAGCAAACACTACCCATACCCAACAAATTTTTACCTGATAAAAATGGTAAGCAAGGTGTCCGTAATAATTTAGCCTTTGAAAGTCTGACAATTACACCAGATAACAAATATTTATTTACGGCTACCGAAAATGCTCTGATTCCAGACGGGCCAGCAGCTCAACCTAATATCGGCAGTCCTTGCCGAATTTTGCAATATAATCTCCTGAGTAATCAACCAGAGAAAGAGTTTCTTTACCAAACTGAACCTATAAGCTCATTCTTCAATATCACCGGTAAATTTGCCAGTGGATTACCAGATTTACTGGCTTTGGATAACCAAGGACATTTCCTCAGTATAGAGCGATCGTTTACAGGTTTAGGGTTTGCTGTTTTATTATTTCAAATTTCTTTAGAAGGAGCGAATAATATTAGTAATATAGATAGTTTGTTGGCAGTCGATACCAAAAATATTAAACCAGTCCAGAAAAAACTACTCTTAGATTTAAGAACTATAGATGCACCACTAGACAACATAGAAGGACTAACTCTCGGCCCGCAACTCCCCGATGGGCAACGGGCATTAATCCTTATTAGCGATAATAATTTTAATTCAATACAACGCAATCAAATTCTGGCTTTTAAGGTTAAAACCGAATCACCAATTACCAGATTATTTCGCCGTTTCTGGCCGCTAAGTAGAAATAACTAA
- a CDS encoding ISL3 family transposase, producing the protein MSVLSYLLPDSANLKLENCILDEIKTQIKLIVSAINRVVNCPVCNQPTHKIHSRYERKLADLPWADYSITLQLRVRKFFCLNKLCKRRIFAERLTNVTAPWARRTLRLAQRLSAIGLANGGAAGVRLSQDLGIKVSRNTLLNLVRSIPLPPIVTPHTLGVDDFCFRKCKTYGTALIDLERRRPIALLKDAKAETLAEWLKAHPGVKVVSRDRSKTYESGIRQGAPEAIQVADRFHLLQNLSQTLYQVFGNHAKTLKEVEKQVFNTDTKVHLEVETANNLSMIAETNKSPVVPRFPQNTSLKRKVQSAKARDRRREIHEQVWRLRSIGLSGLAIAQELGVSKTTVFNYLRSSTFTERRERSDHGLSLLNPYHDYLLSRWNSGNHNTQELFEEIRTCGYTGSYATVARFTRYLKTLPGFEPAKGSRKNASPRVSSCAHRPLTPSRVTALVLRRPELIQPNEREVIAQLQKAHSDLKSAIELAQQFASLVRQRLPEQLDAWLNKAKNSLVSLLRSFAVSLESDYDAVKAGVTMSVSNGPVEGHINRLKMLKRQMYGRAKIDLLERRFLLAI; encoded by the coding sequence ATGTCAGTGCTAAGTTATCTATTACCAGATTCAGCAAACCTGAAACTTGAAAATTGCATTCTTGACGAGATAAAAACTCAGATAAAGTTGATTGTTTCTGCTATCAATAGAGTAGTTAATTGTCCAGTTTGTAACCAACCAACTCATAAAATTCATAGTCGCTATGAGCGAAAGTTAGCAGATTTACCCTGGGCTGATTACAGCATTACTTTACAGTTAAGGGTGCGGAAGTTTTTTTGCCTTAATAAATTGTGTAAACGGCGCATTTTTGCAGAAAGGCTGACCAATGTTACCGCACCTTGGGCGAGAAGAACTCTACGTTTAGCTCAAAGACTGAGTGCGATTGGTTTAGCTAATGGTGGTGCAGCAGGGGTAAGACTCTCACAGGACTTGGGGATAAAAGTTTCTCGCAACACGCTATTAAATTTAGTCCGCTCAATTCCACTACCACCCATCGTAACGCCACATACTCTTGGGGTAGACGACTTTTGTTTTCGTAAATGTAAAACTTACGGCACAGCACTAATTGATCTCGAACGCAGACGACCAATTGCTCTACTCAAAGATGCAAAGGCTGAAACTTTGGCAGAATGGTTAAAAGCTCACCCTGGTGTCAAAGTCGTCTCACGAGATCGGTCAAAAACTTATGAAAGTGGTATTCGCCAAGGTGCGCCAGAAGCCATTCAAGTTGCAGACCGCTTTCATCTATTGCAGAACTTATCTCAAACGCTTTATCAAGTCTTTGGTAATCACGCCAAAACACTAAAAGAAGTGGAAAAACAAGTCTTTAATACTGATACTAAAGTGCATTTAGAGGTGGAAACAGCAAACAACCTTTCCATGATTGCTGAGACTAATAAGAGTCCAGTTGTGCCAAGGTTTCCCCAAAACACATCTTTAAAAAGAAAAGTTCAATCCGCCAAAGCACGGGATAGACGCAGAGAAATCCATGAGCAAGTTTGGAGACTGCGGTCTATTGGCTTATCAGGGCTAGCAATCGCTCAAGAGCTGGGAGTTTCTAAAACTACCGTATTCAATTACTTGCGTAGCTCAACTTTTACCGAACGTCGTGAACGTAGCGACCACGGTCTGAGTCTTCTCAACCCTTATCATGATTACCTCCTCAGTCGCTGGAATAGCGGGAACCACAACACCCAAGAACTGTTTGAAGAAATTCGCACCTGCGGCTATACCGGTAGTTATGCCACGGTCGCTCGCTTCACTCGTTATCTCAAGACCTTGCCCGGATTTGAGCCAGCAAAAGGTTCAAGAAAAAACGCTTCCCCCAGGGTTAGCTCTTGCGCCCATCGTCCTCTCACCCCCAGTCGCGTCACAGCTTTAGTCTTGCGACGACCAGAATTAATACAGCCTAATGAGCGTGAAGTCATCGCTCAACTACAAAAAGCCCATTCGGATTTGAAGTCAGCTATTGAACTAGCACAACAGTTTGCATCTCTTGTGCGTCAACGCCTGCCTGAGCAGCTCGATGCTTGGTTAAACAAAGCTAAAAACAGCTTGGTTTCTTTGTTGCGCTCCTTTGCTGTTAGTTTAGAGTCTGACTACGATGCTGTGAAAGCAGGTGTAACTATGTCAGTTAGTAATGGCCCAGTTGAAGGGCATATTAATCGACTGAAAATGTTAAAACGGCAGATGTATGGTCGCGCCAAGATAGACTTACTAGAACGACGATTTCTGTTGGCTATTTGA
- a CDS encoding four helix bundle protein, which translates to MSYRNQFIWQRAVQLAINCYKFTRLFPQSELYGLTSQIRRSSVSVASNIAEGYGRRSKPEYIQFLHIALGSLRELDTQLIIAKEVDLADKDLFTPVLNEVEEMQSILVATLNKLKG; encoded by the coding sequence ATGAGTTATAGAAATCAGTTTATCTGGCAAAGGGCAGTTCAACTTGCTATCAATTGTTATAAATTTACCCGCCTATTTCCTCAGTCAGAATTGTACGGTTTAACTAGTCAAATACGCCGTTCATCCGTATCTGTAGCGTCTAATATAGCTGAAGGCTATGGTAGGCGTTCCAAACCAGAATATATCCAGTTTTTACATATTGCGCTAGGTTCTTTGAGAGAACTTGATACGCAATTAATCATTGCCAAAGAAGTAGATTTAGCTGATAAAGACCTTTTCACTCCCGTATTAAATGAAGTTGAGGAAATGCAAAGTATATTAGTTGCTACTTTAAACAAACTCAAGGGTTGA
- a CDS encoding helix-turn-helix domain-containing protein yields MKTIQDVAVVVGRARVTVQRWLKNYQESGIKGLLTTLKSPGRPAIISLQVREQLDKELQESEGFKSYEEIRTWLKAVEGIEASYKVVHDTVRYQMKAKLKVPRAVGIKYDSEAESEFKKNCHNT; encoded by the coding sequence GTGAAAACAATACAAGATGTAGCGGTGGTAGTAGGAAGGGCAAGGGTAACGGTACAAAGATGGTTAAAAAATTATCAAGAGTCGGGAATCAAGGGTCTATTAACAACTCTAAAGAGTCCAGGGCGACCTGCAATAATTAGCTTACAAGTAAGAGAGCAGCTAGACAAAGAGCTTCAAGAATCGGAGGGATTCAAAAGTTATGAGGAAATCCGAACATGGTTAAAAGCAGTAGAAGGGATAGAAGCATCATATAAAGTAGTACATGATACAGTGCGCTATCAAATGAAAGCAAAGCTAAAAGTGCCGCGAGCAGTAGGTATTAAATACGATAGCGAAGCAGAATCAGAATTTAAAAAAAACTGCCACAATACCTAG
- a CDS encoding IS630 family transposase, whose amino-acid sequence MRYWCGDESRVGLKTEAGRLITKKGVKPIGIMQWKRDNFYLYGLVEPLTGEYFIWEFSHLNTACFNIFLEKFSQTYAQDIHILQLDNGAFHLSQHLKIPENIVLLFQPPHTPQVNPIERLWEEVKRHLTWESFSNLDELREFIWKRLEQLNTSVVASITGWDFILDALFVSGFS is encoded by the coding sequence ATGAGATATTGGTGTGGGGACGAAAGCCGTGTGGGATTGAAGACTGAAGCTGGGAGACTAATTACTAAAAAAGGAGTCAAGCCCATCGGCATTATGCAATGGAAGCGGGATAATTTTTACTTATATGGATTAGTGGAACCCTTAACTGGAGAGTATTTTATCTGGGAATTCTCTCATTTGAATACAGCCTGTTTCAATATTTTTTTAGAAAAATTTTCCCAGACTTATGCTCAAGATATTCATATTCTTCAGTTAGACAATGGGGCTTTTCATTTAAGTCAGCATCTGAAAATACCAGAAAACATAGTTTTGTTATTTCAACCTCCACATACACCTCAAGTTAATCCAATAGAAAGATTGTGGGAAGAAGTTAAAAGGCATCTAACTTGGGAAAGCTTCTCAAATTTAGATGAATTAAGAGAATTTATCTGGAAGCGATTGGAACAATTAAACACATCAGTTGTTGCTTCTATCACAGGTTGGGATTTTATTCTTGATGCTTTATTTGTATCAGGCTTTTCGTGA
- a CDS encoding serine/threonine protein kinase: MVNSKTEPDVYIGKFLNNRYLIIDLIGKGGMGRVYLAEDAAKGGKQVALKILMLSLANQQLSQRFAREIFIGAQLGRKSKNIVRLLSYGLTEDKTPFYVMEYLQGKNLKQILKLQPLTIERFLDISYQICLGLECAHQGISLKGEIYPILHRDIKPENIFIIADTKQNEIVKILDFGIAKFLTERSGMTLTDSFIGSLPYCSPEHMEGRKLLDIRSDIYSLGVLMFEMLTAKHPFQTPTNSFGSWYQAHRFQTPPTFTEVDTQLKIPQELQQLVMKCLAKEVGDRPQNINQILQALEQIKTKIEAPTTNIHHDVWETLPTVQLVPVTSISEKECLQKTWPKNKPVGSIGFPHLLHTTQGVIPTYWAMLPKQEIAKFLNKNHSTEFINKITVYPMILWVTVLYDTQLSLIRWLSSFVDLTEIKGQKIARVLADTGYYHLLFFAIEEPVNCTHVLTLTLTAKQRQQLVDWLNINQSTDVNEDMSSQEAKTILKVEYEKIKLEIMKKFADHNQIAKLEFKNWLSKLFENFLHLFKHK, from the coding sequence ATGGTCAATTCCAAAACCGAACCAGATGTTTATATTGGAAAATTTTTAAACAATCGCTATTTAATAATAGATTTGATTGGTAAAGGTGGCATGGGACGAGTTTACTTAGCAGAAGATGCAGCTAAAGGTGGTAAACAAGTTGCATTAAAAATTCTCATGCTCAGTTTAGCAAATCAACAATTATCCCAACGCTTCGCTAGAGAAATTTTTATTGGCGCTCAATTGGGACGGAAAAGTAAAAATATTGTGCGCTTGTTGAGTTATGGACTGACAGAAGACAAAACTCCATTTTATGTAATGGAGTATCTTCAAGGTAAAAACTTAAAGCAGATTCTCAAACTTCAACCATTAACCATCGAGAGATTTTTAGATATTTCTTATCAAATTTGTTTAGGCTTAGAATGCGCTCACCAAGGTATTAGCCTCAAAGGTGAAATTTATCCTATTTTACATAGAGATATTAAACCAGAAAATATATTTATTATCGCAGATACTAAACAAAATGAAATTGTTAAAATCCTTGACTTTGGTATCGCCAAATTTTTAACAGAACGCAGTGGGATGACACTGACAGATTCTTTCATTGGCAGTTTACCTTACTGTTCTCCAGAACATATGGAAGGACGCAAACTACTTGATATCCGTTCTGATATCTATAGTTTGGGAGTTTTAATGTTTGAAATGTTAACTGCAAAACATCCATTTCAAACACCAACTAACTCTTTTGGTAGCTGGTATCAAGCCCATCGCTTTCAAACTCCACCTACATTTACAGAAGTTGATACTCAATTAAAAATTCCCCAGGAATTACAACAGTTAGTGATGAAATGTTTGGCTAAAGAAGTAGGCGATCGCCCACAAAATATTAACCAAATATTACAAGCATTAGAACAAATTAAAACCAAAATAGAGGCTCCTACTACTAATATTCATCATGATGTTTGGGAAACATTACCTACAGTGCAGTTAGTACCAGTAACTTCTATCTCAGAAAAAGAATGTTTACAAAAAACTTGGCCAAAAAATAAACCAGTAGGTTCAATAGGATTTCCCCACTTATTACACACTACTCAAGGTGTAATTCCCACTTATTGGGCAATGTTACCGAAACAAGAAATTGCCAAGTTTTTAAATAAAAATCATAGTACAGAGTTTATTAATAAAATCACTGTTTACCCGATGATTCTGTGGGTGACAGTGCTATATGATACCCAACTATCCCTAATTCGCTGGTTATCTTCTTTTGTAGACTTAACAGAAATTAAAGGTCAAAAAATTGCCAGAGTTTTAGCAGATACAGGATACTATCATCTCCTGTTTTTTGCCATAGAAGAACCTGTTAATTGCACTCATGTTCTCACCTTAACCCTCACTGCTAAACAACGCCAGCAGCTTGTAGATTGGTTGAATATCAATCAATCTACAGATGTAAATGAAGATATGTCATCTCAGGAAGCTAAAACGATTCTCAAAGTAGAATATGAAAAAATCAAACTAGAGATTATGAAAAAATTTGCCGATCACAATCAAATAGCGAAACTAGAATTTAAAAATTGGTTATCTAAATTATTTGAAAATTTTCTCCACTTATTCAAACATAAATAA
- a CDS encoding serine/threonine protein kinase has protein sequence MNQSAFVSPQSTGLIANRYQLQQLIGSGGMGEVFLATDVLLGGTPVAIKFLTQTVSDAKIRKDFAREALMSAALSQKSLHIVRAYDYGVSETGKPFYVMEYLNGKSLKDLIPLPLPKFLTLARQICLGLKCAHEGIQIDGKIYPLVHRDIKPANILVVPDPILGQLVKVLDFGIAKFLNYAATLSTNKGFHGTLPYCSPEQLEGEKLDSRSDIYSLGVMMFEMLTGAKPWQPETDLFGAWYRAHHFEAPRNITDVKPQLKLPPQLNNLIMACLAKKASDRPQTMAEILEVLDSIEQSRCANVPTTLTPITTPKIATGSQLLLAIEKNYQQFIWPQDKPKQEIVFPYLINTPQGSAATLWLMLPATEIRKRLNSKLHNRFIFVTSPHPMLLWVTLLHNQELEPKWLPCYIDMQNTHNRLLVTSLADNESYPLICFTLEPPHTCTQVLRSDIDPSQRQKLKIWVEQSRKLPPTNQPQSSKNLLKQQYKQMQSQILQQIASMSQIVASARLNQKPGT, from the coding sequence GTGAATCAAAGTGCATTTGTATCTCCACAAAGTACAGGATTAATCGCCAATCGTTATCAACTGCAACAATTAATTGGTAGCGGTGGGATGGGGGAAGTTTTTTTAGCCACAGATGTTTTACTAGGAGGAACACCAGTTGCAATCAAATTTCTCACACAAACTGTATCTGATGCCAAAATTCGCAAAGACTTCGCTCGTGAAGCACTGATGAGTGCAGCCTTAAGTCAAAAAAGCTTACATATTGTCAGAGCCTATGATTATGGTGTGAGTGAAACAGGTAAACCTTTTTATGTGATGGAATATCTCAATGGTAAAAGTTTAAAAGATTTAATTCCCCTGCCATTACCGAAATTTTTAACTTTGGCACGCCAGATATGTTTGGGTTTAAAGTGCGCTCATGAAGGTATTCAAATTGATGGTAAGATTTACCCCCTAGTACATCGAGATATTAAACCAGCCAATATATTAGTTGTTCCCGATCCCATATTAGGACAGTTAGTCAAAGTTCTCGATTTTGGCATAGCTAAATTTTTAAATTATGCAGCTACATTGAGTACCAACAAAGGGTTTCATGGTACTTTACCCTACTGCTCTCCAGAGCAATTAGAAGGAGAAAAATTAGATAGTCGCTCTGATATTTATAGCTTGGGTGTAATGATGTTTGAAATGCTCACCGGAGCTAAACCTTGGCAACCAGAAACCGATTTATTTGGTGCTTGGTATAGAGCGCATCACTTTGAAGCACCCAGAAATATTACAGATGTTAAGCCCCAATTAAAACTACCGCCACAACTCAACAACTTAATTATGGCTTGTCTGGCAAAAAAAGCCAGCGATCGCCCTCAAACAATGGCAGAAATTCTCGAAGTTTTAGACAGTATAGAACAGTCGCGATGTGCCAATGTACCAACAACATTAACTCCTATAACTACCCCCAAAATTGCCACAGGTTCCCAGTTACTTCTAGCTATAGAAAAAAATTATCAACAATTTATCTGGCCACAAGATAAACCCAAACAAGAAATTGTTTTCCCTTATTTAATCAATACTCCCCAAGGAAGTGCGGCTACACTCTGGCTAATGTTACCAGCCACAGAAATTCGGAAGCGTTTAAATTCTAAGTTACACAACCGATTTATCTTTGTCACATCACCCCATCCCATGCTCCTATGGGTGACACTACTTCATAATCAAGAACTAGAACCCAAGTGGCTACCATGTTACATAGATATGCAAAATACCCATAATCGGCTGCTGGTAACATCCCTAGCCGACAATGAAAGTTATCCGCTCATTTGCTTTACCCTAGAACCACCCCATACTTGCACCCAAGTTCTCAGAAGTGACATTGATCCTAGCCAACGACAAAAGTTGAAGATTTGGGTAGAACAAAGCCGAAAACTACCACCAACCAATCAACCGCAGTCGAGTAAAAATCTGCTCAAGCAGCAGTATAAGCAAATGCAGTCACAAATCCTCCAGCAGATAGCATCAATGTCGCAAATCGTCGCCTCAGCCCGTTTGAACCAAAAGCCAGGAACTTGA